AGCAAAGAAAAAAAGAGTAATTGAGCTAGCGTAGCCTATACAAATGGCTTATATTATATGTACATAAATAAGCTAAAAGTGATGTTATGACGACAACTAATTATAATATTAGGCTCGATCAAGAGCTAAAAGAAAATGCTTTTTCGGTATTTGAAAGCTATGGATTAACACCGTCTCAAGCGATCAAATTATTTTTGACCCAAGTGGCGCAAACCAATAAAGTGCCACTATCTTTTGAGTATCAGAAAGTAGCAGCTGTCAGTCAAGATGAATTGCCAATCTATAAAGAGCATACTGATTGAGAGAAAAGATGAGTATTAGATTTGAATGGGATGAACAAAAAAACATCACCAATCAGTGCAAACACCGTTTATCATTTGAGGCAGCTACCCGGGTTTTTTAGATCCTTTATGCCTGCGTCAGCAAGACAGGTATGAAAATGGTGAGGAGCGGTGGCAGGCGCTGGGTACAATAGACGGCACAGCAGTCTTATTAGTAGCCCATACGCAGACAGACATAGATGGTGGCGAGGTTATACGCATTATCTCGGCTAGGCGTGCCACAAAGAGTGAGAGGAGGCAATATGAACAAGGTTAGCTATCAAATAGACGATTTACCACCACTAACGGCAAAGCAACAAGCGGACTTAGAATATTTAGCAACGCTTAGTGATGACAATATTGATTTATCAGATATTCCAGAAGTTACGGATTGGTCAAACGCTATCCGTGGCAGTATTAAGCCGCAAGCGTTCTCTGCTGAAGCGAGCGTCATCAACCCAAGTATCATTGCCAAGTTTAAGGATAGAGCCAAGCAAACAGGTGGTGACTATCAAGAAATGATCAATAATGCGCTAGAAGAATACTTAGCGGATCAC
This is a stretch of genomic DNA from Psychrobacter sp. P11F6. It encodes these proteins:
- a CDS encoding type II toxin-antitoxin system RelB/DinJ family antitoxin — translated: MTTTNYNIRLDQELKENAFSVFESYGLTPSQAIKLFLTQVAQTNKVPLSFEYQKVAAVSQDELPIYKEHTD